The Methylobacterium currus genome contains a region encoding:
- a CDS encoding cupin domain-containing protein: MPDSENPARERGRFDIGAIAAALPESATTMLVDTYLTDRPAASARVFRVYRPTPAHYHEGCDEYLYVLSGRGTFWIGDASDEAEFGPGQLLFFERGVVHALPHLLEEPVVFLSVDTPRRAPTDVIFVDPTTGTAQSFMARNAAGADPA; the protein is encoded by the coding sequence ATGCCCGACAGCGAGAATCCGGCCCGGGAGCGGGGCCGCTTCGACATCGGGGCGATCGCCGCCGCCCTGCCGGAGAGTGCCACGACGATGCTGGTCGACACCTACCTGACCGACCGGCCGGCGGCGAGCGCCCGGGTCTTCCGCGTCTACCGGCCGACGCCGGCGCATTACCACGAGGGCTGCGACGAGTACCTCTACGTGCTCTCCGGCCGCGGCACGTTCTGGATCGGCGATGCCTCCGACGAGGCGGAGTTCGGTCCGGGCCAGCTCCTGTTCTTCGAGCGCGGCGTGGTCCATGCCCTGCCGCACCTGCTCGAGGAGCCGGTGGTCTTCCTCTCCGTCGACACGCCCCGGCGCGCGCCGACCGACGTGATCTTCGTCGATCCGACGACGGGAACCGCGCAGAGTTTCATGGCCCGCAACGCCGCGGGCGCCGATCCGGCTTGA
- a CDS encoding PQQ-dependent dehydrogenase, methanol/ethanol family, translating to MTTSRTARRILAATSLAALTAAALPLPAAFAADAGVTQDRLLNADKEDGNWIHHHKNFAGHRYSTLNQINKGNVKNLKVAWTMHLGGIEGGGIWSHGGLEGTPIVENGMMYVTDGWGSVYKIDTRGGEGKLLWKMDPKTDREWAGAVACCGVNNRGVALWGDLVVSHTLDGRLIATNKETGQVAWQRQVADPDKGETITGAPLIVKGLAISGVGGAEYGIRGWIAATDLKTEKEVWRTHTIPGKGEPGYETWKGDNNAAVSGGGSTWVTGTYDPDTDTIVWGVGNPGPDWDNAYRPGDNLYTDSTLGLDAQTGKIKWHFQHTPNDPYDYDSVSENLLVDAGGRKLAIEADRNGHAYAVDRTTGQFVWATPFVKKVTWTKGINPDTGKPFEYDPNKDVQRYNPAATPSAENKNADFCPGNMGGKNWPPTAYNPNLQYWYIPVIESCNRVTHEAMTQASLKPREFFTGGGPSQPFRITGSVTAIDVKTGKVAGKHETQFPLLGGMLATPDLVFTGEPSGGVMALDAKTLDKMWEFRTGGGVNAPPMTFTVDGKQYVAILVGLGGAWDKWFIDSTPELKNIQTGSMLYVFAL from the coding sequence ATGACGACCTCACGCACGGCGCGGCGCATCCTCGCCGCGACCTCGCTCGCCGCGCTCACGGCGGCCGCCCTGCCCCTCCCCGCGGCCTTCGCCGCCGATGCCGGCGTCACGCAGGACCGCCTGCTGAACGCCGACAAGGAGGACGGCAACTGGATCCACCACCACAAGAACTTCGCCGGGCACCGCTACTCGACGCTGAACCAGATCAACAAGGGCAACGTCAAGAATCTCAAGGTCGCCTGGACGATGCATCTCGGCGGCATCGAGGGCGGCGGCATCTGGAGCCATGGCGGGCTCGAGGGCACGCCGATCGTCGAGAACGGCATGATGTACGTCACCGACGGGTGGGGCTCGGTCTACAAGATCGACACGCGCGGCGGCGAGGGCAAGCTGCTCTGGAAGATGGACCCCAAGACCGACCGGGAATGGGCCGGCGCGGTCGCCTGCTGCGGCGTCAACAACCGCGGCGTCGCGCTCTGGGGCGACCTCGTGGTCAGCCACACCCTGGACGGGCGCCTGATCGCCACCAACAAGGAGACCGGTCAGGTCGCCTGGCAGCGCCAGGTCGCCGATCCGGACAAGGGCGAGACGATCACCGGCGCGCCGCTCATCGTGAAGGGCCTGGCGATCTCGGGCGTCGGCGGCGCCGAGTACGGCATCCGCGGCTGGATCGCCGCCACCGACCTGAAGACCGAGAAGGAGGTCTGGCGCACCCACACCATCCCGGGCAAGGGCGAGCCGGGCTACGAGACCTGGAAGGGCGACAACAACGCCGCGGTGAGCGGCGGCGGCTCGACCTGGGTCACCGGCACCTATGACCCCGACACCGACACGATCGTGTGGGGCGTCGGCAATCCGGGACCGGACTGGGACAACGCCTACCGCCCGGGCGACAACCTCTACACCGACTCGACGCTGGGCCTCGACGCCCAGACCGGCAAGATCAAGTGGCACTTCCAGCACACGCCGAACGATCCCTACGATTACGACAGCGTGTCGGAGAACCTGCTGGTCGATGCCGGCGGCCGCAAGCTCGCCATCGAGGCCGACCGCAACGGCCACGCCTACGCGGTCGACCGCACCACCGGCCAGTTCGTCTGGGCGACGCCCTTCGTCAAGAAGGTGACCTGGACCAAGGGCATCAACCCCGATACCGGCAAGCCGTTCGAGTACGACCCGAACAAGGACGTGCAGCGCTACAACCCGGCGGCGACGCCGTCGGCGGAGAACAAGAACGCGGATTTCTGCCCGGGCAACATGGGCGGCAAGAACTGGCCACCGACCGCCTACAATCCGAACCTGCAATACTGGTACATCCCGGTCATCGAGAGCTGCAACCGCGTCACCCACGAGGCGATGACGCAGGCGAGCCTGAAGCCGCGGGAATTCTTCACCGGCGGCGGACCGAGCCAGCCGTTCCGGATCACCGGCAGCGTGACGGCGATCGACGTGAAGACCGGCAAGGTCGCCGGCAAGCACGAGACCCAGTTCCCGCTGCTCGGCGGCATGCTGGCGACGCCCGATCTCGTCTTCACCGGCGAGCCCTCCGGCGGCGTGATGGCCCTCGACGCCAAGACCCTCGACAAGATGTGGGAGTTCCGCACCGGCGGCGGCGTCAACGCGCCCCCGATGACCTTCACGGTCGACGGCAAGCAGTACGTCGCGATCCTGGTCGGTCTCGGCGGCGCCTGGGACAAGTGGTTCATCGACTCGACCCCGGAGCTGAAGAACATCCAGACCGGCTCGATGCTCTACGTCTTCGCGCTCTGA
- a CDS encoding extracellular solute-binding protein, with protein MTTTTLRRRTALARLTAGLLAGLVLAAPARAAEIRVMISGGFTAAYQALVPGFEAKTGNTVETAYGPSMGTAPEAIPVRLARGEPADVLIMVGYALDGLDKDGRILPGSKVALADSRIGLAVKAGAPVPDIHDLEHFKQALLAAPSIAYSDSASGVYIETEMFRKLGLHDQLAGKSRMIVAERVGTVVARGDAAFGFQQLSELKPVKGITIVGPVPAEVQQVTVFSAGIPKGAAHPEEAKALIAWLSAPENAAAVAATGLDPIKGR; from the coding sequence ATGACCACGACGACACTGCGCCGGAGAACCGCCCTCGCCCGCTTGACCGCCGGCCTGCTGGCCGGGCTCGTCCTCGCCGCCCCGGCCCGGGCGGCGGAGATCCGGGTGATGATCTCCGGCGGCTTCACCGCCGCCTACCAGGCCCTGGTGCCGGGGTTCGAGGCGAAGACGGGCAATACGGTGGAGACCGCCTATGGCCCCTCGATGGGCACGGCGCCGGAGGCGATCCCCGTGCGCCTGGCGCGGGGAGAACCGGCCGACGTGCTGATCATGGTCGGCTACGCCCTCGACGGACTCGACAAGGACGGGAGGATCCTGCCCGGCAGCAAGGTCGCGCTCGCCGATTCCCGCATCGGCCTCGCGGTCAAGGCCGGGGCGCCGGTGCCGGACATCCACGACCTGGAGCACTTCAAGCAGGCGCTGCTCGCCGCCCCCTCGATCGCCTATTCGGACAGCGCCAGCGGCGTCTACATCGAGACGGAGATGTTCCGGAAGCTCGGCCTGCACGACCAGCTGGCGGGCAAGAGCCGGATGATCGTCGCCGAGCGCGTCGGCACCGTCGTCGCCCGGGGCGATGCCGCGTTCGGCTTCCAGCAGTTGAGCGAGCTGAAGCCGGTCAAGGGCATCACCATCGTCGGGCCGGTCCCGGCGGAGGTGCAGCAGGTGACGGTGTTCTCGGCCGGAATCCCGAAGGGCGCCGCCCATCCGGAGGAGGCGAAGGCGCTGATCGCCTGGCTCTCCGCCCCGGAGAACGCCGCGGCCGTCGCCGCGACGGGCCTCGACCCGATCAAGGGGCGCTGA
- a CDS encoding c-type cytochrome, giving the protein MRMRTMMVPVVIAGLALMSGAAWVQGAAWAQGARTSGGDGDLAVFKKACSGCHKWHGGGGGGYGGDALSLRKTQLEKDQVAEVVRCGRPGTGMPYHLRGAYDSVKCYDSLKADMGTSMPPETAVFLRPAEIDAVATYVVTQLKGKGDPTIEECTAFFGATSRACDIYRKKEGSNAATASH; this is encoded by the coding sequence ATGCGGATGCGGACAATGATGGTGCCGGTGGTGATCGCCGGCCTCGCGCTCATGTCGGGCGCGGCTTGGGTGCAGGGCGCGGCTTGGGCGCAGGGCGCCCGGACCAGCGGGGGCGACGGCGATCTCGCGGTGTTCAAGAAGGCGTGCTCGGGGTGCCACAAGTGGCATGGCGGCGGCGGGGGCGGCTATGGCGGCGACGCGCTGTCCCTGCGCAAGACGCAGCTCGAGAAGGATCAGGTCGCCGAGGTGGTGCGCTGTGGCCGACCCGGCACCGGCATGCCCTACCACCTGCGCGGCGCCTACGATTCGGTGAAGTGCTACGATTCGCTCAAGGCCGATATGGGCACCAGCATGCCGCCGGAGACGGCGGTTTTCTTACGCCCGGCGGAGATCGACGCGGTGGCCACCTACGTCGTCACCCAGCTCAAGGGCAAGGGTGACCCGACGATCGAGGAATGCACCGCCTTCTTCGGCGCGACCTCCCGGGCCTGCGACATCTACCGCAAGAAGGAGGGCTCCAATGCCGCGACGGCCTCGCACTGA
- a CDS encoding haloacid dehalogenase type II: MPFPAPLDHAEAVVFDAYGTLLDVHSAVQRHAAAIGPEAQRLSETWRQKQLEYSWVLSLCGRYARFWTLTERALDYALAQHPSVDRAIRADLLDAYRSLDAYPEVPGTLERLRRDGLRTAILSNGDTAMLDAAVSAAGLGDRLDAVLSVDPAGTFKTAPAAYDLAGRALGVAPERIAFLSSNRWDIAGAAAYGFAPVWVNRTGQPDEYPDLAPVRVIASLDGLLAR; the protein is encoded by the coding sequence ATGCCCTTCCCCGCCCCGCTCGACCACGCCGAGGCCGTGGTCTTCGACGCCTACGGCACCCTGCTCGACGTCCATTCCGCCGTGCAGCGCCACGCCGCCGCGATCGGGCCGGAGGCGCAAAGGCTGTCCGAGACCTGGCGGCAGAAGCAGCTCGAATATTCCTGGGTCTTGTCGCTGTGCGGGCGCTACGCCCGGTTCTGGACGCTGACCGAGCGGGCGCTCGACTACGCCCTCGCCCAGCATCCATCGGTGGATCGCGCGATACGGGCGGACCTGCTCGACGCCTACCGGTCGCTCGACGCCTATCCGGAAGTGCCCGGCACCCTGGAGCGCCTGCGCCGGGACGGCCTCAGGACCGCGATCCTGTCGAACGGCGACACGGCCATGCTCGACGCGGCGGTGAGCGCCGCGGGCCTCGGGGACCGGCTCGACGCGGTCCTGTCGGTCGATCCGGCCGGCACCTTCAAGACGGCGCCCGCCGCCTACGACCTCGCGGGAAGGGCCCTGGGCGTCGCGCCGGAGCGGATCGCCTTCTTGTCCTCGAACCGCTGGGACATCGCCGGGGCGGCGGCCTACGGCTTCGCCCCGGTCTGGGTCAATCGCACGGGCCAGCCCGACGAGTACCCGGACCTCGCGCCGGTCCGGGTGATCGCCTCCCTCGACGGGCTTTTGGCCCGCTAG
- a CDS encoding MFS transporter: MAGPVDGPQGSKVATVLRVTSGNFLEMFDFFLFGIYASHIAKAFFPAGNEFASLMLTFMTFGAGFLMRPLGAIFLGAYVDRIGRRRGLIVTLGIMAAGTVLIAFVPSYQSIGLAAPFLVLVGRLLQGFSAGVELGGVSVYLAEMATPGHKGFYVSWQSGSQQVAVMVAALIGFALSHALVPDQMSEWGWRIPFFIGCMIVPFLFYIRRSLEETQEFLHQKHRPTLGEVFTSLGQNWKTVALGMLLVVMTTVSFYTITVYTPTFGKSVLKLSETDSLIVTFCTALSNLIWLPVMGALSDRIGRKPILIAFSALAMLTAYPALAWLTSNISFTNMLLTLLWLSFLYGSYNGAMVVALTEIVPKHVRTTGFSLAYSLATALFGGFTPVVSTWLIKELHNKAAPGLWMAFAGACGLIATLLIYRRGATATDALPGAARPAAGE; this comes from the coding sequence ATGGCAGGTCCGGTGGACGGTCCGCAGGGATCGAAGGTCGCCACGGTGTTGCGCGTCACGAGCGGCAACTTCCTGGAGATGTTCGACTTCTTCCTGTTCGGCATCTACGCGAGCCACATCGCGAAGGCGTTCTTCCCGGCCGGGAACGAGTTTGCCTCGCTCATGCTCACCTTCATGACCTTCGGTGCCGGCTTCCTGATGCGGCCGCTCGGGGCGATCTTCCTCGGCGCCTATGTCGACCGGATCGGCCGGCGACGGGGCCTGATCGTGACGCTCGGCATCATGGCCGCCGGCACGGTGCTGATCGCCTTCGTGCCGTCCTACCAGTCGATCGGCCTCGCGGCGCCGTTCCTGGTGCTGGTCGGCCGGCTGCTCCAGGGCTTCTCCGCCGGCGTCGAGCTCGGTGGCGTCTCGGTCTACCTCGCCGAGATGGCGACGCCGGGCCACAAGGGCTTCTACGTTTCCTGGCAATCGGGCAGCCAGCAGGTCGCCGTGATGGTGGCGGCCCTGATCGGCTTCGCCCTGAGCCACGCCCTGGTGCCGGACCAGATGTCCGAGTGGGGCTGGCGCATCCCGTTCTTCATCGGCTGCATGATCGTGCCGTTCCTGTTCTACATCCGGCGCTCGCTGGAGGAGACGCAGGAGTTCCTGCACCAGAAGCACCGTCCTACGCTCGGCGAGGTCTTCACCTCGCTGGGCCAGAACTGGAAGACGGTGGCACTCGGCATGCTGCTCGTGGTGATGACCACGGTGTCGTTCTACACCATCACGGTCTACACCCCGACCTTCGGCAAGAGCGTGCTGAAGCTGTCCGAGACCGACAGCCTGATCGTCACCTTCTGCACCGCCCTGTCGAACCTGATCTGGTTGCCGGTGATGGGCGCCCTGTCCGACAGGATCGGCCGCAAGCCGATCCTGATCGCCTTCTCGGCGCTGGCGATGCTCACCGCCTATCCGGCGCTGGCGTGGCTCACCTCCAACATCTCGTTCACCAACATGCTGCTCACGTTGCTGTGGCTGTCCTTCCTGTACGGGAGCTACAACGGCGCGATGGTGGTGGCGCTGACCGAGATCGTCCCGAAGCATGTCCGCACCACCGGCTTCTCGCTGGCCTACTCGCTCGCCACCGCGCTGTTCGGCGGCTTCACCCCGGTCGTCTCGACCTGGCTGATCAAGGAACTCCACAACAAGGCGGCGCCGGGCCTGTGGATGGCCTTCGCGGGCGCCTGCGGCCTCATCGCCACCCTGCTGATCTACCGCCGCGGCGCAACCGCGACCGACGCGCTTCCCGGTGCGGCGCGGCCCGCGGCCGGCGAATAG
- a CDS encoding copper chaperone PCu(A)C, with protein MPLKTRRFYWMTSATVALCLGCTPALAGDIDVLHASVAPTEKVGSDIPLRMTVLNRAAEADSLLRFRCPFANFSERVTVDKGGEGPPSKRPVQAIALKAAGETELTPEGMHVMLLQIRQPLAAGERFTCAASFRKAGSVEVPVEVRAGP; from the coding sequence ATGCCGTTGAAGACGCGCCGCTTTTATTGGATGACCAGCGCGACCGTTGCCTTGTGTCTAGGCTGCACCCCGGCCCTGGCCGGCGACATCGACGTGCTGCACGCCTCCGTCGCTCCCACCGAGAAGGTCGGGTCGGACATCCCGCTGCGGATGACGGTCCTGAACCGGGCCGCCGAGGCCGATTCCCTGCTGCGCTTCCGCTGCCCCTTCGCGAATTTCAGCGAGCGGGTGACCGTGGACAAGGGCGGCGAGGGCCCGCCCTCGAAGCGCCCGGTCCAGGCCATCGCCCTCAAGGCCGCGGGCGAGACCGAGCTGACGCCGGAGGGCATGCACGTGATGCTGCTCCAGATCCGCCAGCCCCTCGCCGCGGGCGAGCGCTTCACCTGCGCGGCGAGCTTCCGCAAGGCCGGCTCCGTCGAGGTCCCGGTGGAGGTCCGCGCCGGTCCTTGA